One Streptosporangium sp. NBC_01495 DNA window includes the following coding sequences:
- a CDS encoding SWIM zinc finger family protein, with the protein MSGKGWFDSSGPIRVEGGMRVRSRRGSIGERWWSRRFIDILERVCDSGRLGRGRSYARSGQVLDLELEPGRVAARVQGSRRSPYRVGIEITAYDADQWRTLAGALAAQALHRAKLLAGEMPPEIEDVFRGCGLPLFPDQRDLDMNCSCPDWGFPCKHLSAVLYVLAEAFDDDPFLVLAWRGMARDALLDALRQTGGDTAAEDRAARPGPLDVTDVPFADRLADFYEPGASPARLRDRTAPRAGPPDLLLLALEPPPLTARRVPIVDLLRPAYRALAQDGDTLAENGDTLAEERETLPKDDASLAGKRRGPRRER; encoded by the coding sequence ATGAGCGGGAAGGGCTGGTTCGACTCCTCCGGGCCGATCCGGGTCGAGGGCGGCATGCGGGTGCGCAGCAGGCGGGGCTCGATCGGCGAGCGGTGGTGGTCGCGGCGGTTCATCGACATCCTGGAGCGCGTCTGCGACAGCGGCAGGCTCGGCCGGGGGCGCTCGTACGCGCGCTCGGGCCAGGTCCTCGACCTGGAGCTCGAACCGGGACGGGTCGCGGCGCGGGTCCAGGGGTCGAGGAGGAGTCCCTACCGGGTCGGCATCGAGATCACCGCCTACGACGCGGACCAGTGGCGAACGCTCGCCGGAGCGCTCGCCGCCCAGGCCCTCCACCGCGCGAAGCTACTCGCCGGGGAGATGCCGCCGGAGATCGAGGACGTCTTCCGCGGGTGCGGGCTGCCGCTCTTCCCCGATCAGCGCGACCTGGACATGAACTGCTCGTGTCCCGACTGGGGCTTCCCCTGCAAGCACCTGTCGGCGGTCCTGTACGTGCTGGCCGAGGCCTTCGACGACGACCCGTTCCTGGTCCTCGCCTGGCGGGGCATGGCGAGGGACGCCCTGCTCGACGCCCTCCGCCAGACGGGCGGCGACACTGCCGCCGAGGACCGCGCGGCACGGCCGGGGCCGCTCGACGTGACCGACGTGCCGTTCGCCGACCGGCTGGCGGACTTCTACGAGCCCGGCGCCTCGCCCGCCCGCCTGCGGGACCGGACGGCGCCGCGGGCGGGCCCGCCCGACCTGCTGCTGCTCGCCCTCGAACCGCCTCCGCTCACGGCGCGGCGCGTCCCGATCGTGGACCTGCTCCGGCCCGCCTACCGGGCCCTCGCGCAGGACGGTGACACCCTCGCGGAAAACGGTGACACCCTCGCGGAGGAACGCGAAACCCTCCCCAAGGACGACGCTTCCCTCGCGGGGAAACGACGAGGCCCTCGCAGGGAACGGTGA
- a CDS encoding DEAD/DEAH box helicase — translation MLFVHGAWVGDRLALWAEDPAGRSGGPSRAKVRPHPFAAPVANMSRDLPLWGDAAKTAVGGAVAGELVLLLPGSARGPLPSSGSEVEITTRRPRIGSWRVPALLVGPGAALDLFDRVDEMARLPAEAYEPDESLGETRRPGEPSGEMPENARRVPIPGASLRYLAAVATYARELVRDGRVLPQLVTENGGHAARWRPVLTGPRAARFRDLATAMPPVCRAVAEERPSTQVLSEALACLSDAAVRRALPDRLLGGRRPGARAPLTDRWIVALTGEDATLLGLTRAAAGELAEPLREWFGSAHLLDAPVRVCFRLTEPEPEPEPEPEPDFDSDSGSGFGFGFAPTSGSGSGAGGDLVAERGGRPRSDAREDGPWRVEFAVQSAEDPSLYLPAPLIWAGETAPGLPARPEETLLAGLGRATRLYPEVEEALRGPRPSELVLDTAGAFAFLRHAAPLLQSAGFGVQLPAWAGTTRLGLRLTTRSQRTGPGAASDQGFGLRQLVDFRMDLAIGDETISEEELAELARLKVPLVRVRGRWVELDDRQLSAALKAFERRRAGEMTVGEVIQEVVHGGDDELPIVGVDADGLLGDLLSGEADRRLEPVPTPAGFHGVLRPYQERGLSWLAFMSDVGLGGVLADDMGLGKTPQTLSLLLNERAAGGRPGATLLVCPMSLLGNWQKETARFAPSLDLYSHHGAARLRGEELARRVEEADLVLTTYGTALRDREALAELVWSRVVCDEAQAIKNSAAGRARAVRSIPARSRFALTGTPVENHLAELWSIMEFCNPGLLGPARTFRKRYQEPIERDGDSVATAALRRATGPFVLRRLKTDRSIISDLPDKQEMKIWCTLTPEQATLYQAVLEDMMTKIADSEGIERRGNVLATMTKLKQVCNHPAQLLKDGSRLAGRSGKLARLEELAEEIVAEGDKALVFTQYTAFGTLLQPYLAAHLDRPVLWLHGGLPKRKRDELVERFQSDDEPMLFLLSLKAAGTGLNLTAATHVVHVDRWWNPAVEDQATDRAFRIGQTRNVQVRKFICLGTLEERIDEMIERKKTLAQSVVGTGEDWITDLSTDQLRELFRLGSEAVS, via the coding sequence GTGCTGTTCGTTCACGGGGCCTGGGTCGGCGACAGGCTCGCGCTCTGGGCGGAGGATCCGGCCGGACGCTCCGGGGGCCCATCACGGGCGAAGGTCCGCCCGCATCCGTTCGCGGCCCCCGTGGCGAACATGTCGAGAGACCTGCCGCTCTGGGGCGACGCCGCGAAGACGGCGGTGGGCGGGGCCGTCGCCGGCGAGCTCGTCCTGCTGCTGCCGGGTTCGGCGCGAGGCCCGCTGCCCTCCTCCGGCTCGGAGGTGGAGATCACCACGCGGCGGCCGAGGATCGGCTCCTGGCGAGTGCCCGCCCTGCTGGTCGGGCCGGGCGCGGCGCTGGACCTGTTCGACCGCGTCGACGAGATGGCCCGTCTCCCCGCGGAGGCGTACGAACCCGACGAGTCACTCGGTGAGACGCGCCGGCCGGGTGAACCCTCCGGTGAGATGCCCGAGAACGCTCGGCGGGTGCCGATCCCCGGAGCCTCCCTGCGGTATCTCGCCGCCGTCGCGACGTACGCCCGCGAGCTGGTCCGCGATGGCCGGGTGCTGCCCCAGCTCGTCACCGAGAACGGCGGCCACGCGGCGCGGTGGCGTCCGGTGCTGACCGGCCCCCGCGCCGCCCGCTTCCGCGATCTCGCCACCGCCATGCCCCCCGTCTGCCGGGCGGTCGCCGAGGAGCGACCCTCCACCCAGGTGTTGAGCGAGGCCCTGGCCTGCCTGTCCGACGCGGCGGTACGGCGGGCGCTCCCCGACCGCCTGCTCGGCGGGCGCCGCCCGGGGGCTCGCGCCCCCCTCACGGATCGCTGGATCGTCGCCCTCACGGGAGAGGACGCCACGCTCCTCGGCCTGACGCGAGCCGCGGCGGGCGAACTGGCCGAACCGCTCCGGGAGTGGTTCGGGTCGGCACACCTGCTCGACGCCCCGGTGAGGGTCTGTTTCCGTCTGACCGAACCCGAACCCGAACCCGAACCCGAACCCGAACCCGACTTCGACTCCGACTCAGGTTCCGGTTTCGGTTTCGGTTTCGCCCCCACCTCCGGTTCTGGCTCCGGAGCGGGCGGTGATCTCGTCGCGGAGCGTGGAGGGCGACCGCGATCCGACGCGCGGGAGGACGGCCCCTGGCGGGTGGAGTTCGCCGTCCAGTCGGCGGAGGACCCGAGCCTCTACCTGCCCGCGCCGCTCATCTGGGCCGGTGAGACCGCCCCCGGCCTGCCCGCCCGCCCCGAGGAGACGCTGCTCGCGGGGCTCGGCCGGGCGACGCGGCTCTACCCGGAGGTGGAGGAGGCGCTGCGCGGTCCCCGGCCGTCGGAGCTCGTCCTCGACACGGCTGGCGCGTTCGCGTTTCTCCGCCACGCCGCCCCGCTCCTGCAGTCGGCCGGGTTCGGCGTACAGCTGCCCGCCTGGGCCGGGACGACCAGGCTGGGGCTCAGGCTCACGACCCGCTCGCAGAGGACAGGGCCGGGAGCGGCCTCCGACCAGGGGTTCGGACTGCGGCAGCTCGTGGACTTCCGGATGGATCTGGCGATCGGCGACGAGACGATCAGCGAGGAGGAGCTGGCGGAGCTGGCCAGGCTCAAGGTGCCGCTGGTCCGGGTACGGGGCCGGTGGGTCGAGCTGGACGACCGGCAGCTGAGCGCCGCGCTGAAGGCGTTCGAAAGACGCCGGGCGGGTGAGATGACGGTCGGCGAGGTGATCCAGGAGGTCGTCCACGGAGGTGACGACGAGTTGCCGATCGTCGGGGTGGACGCCGACGGTCTCCTCGGCGACCTGCTGTCCGGCGAGGCCGACCGCCGCCTCGAACCGGTCCCTACCCCGGCCGGTTTCCACGGCGTGCTCCGGCCGTACCAGGAGCGCGGGCTGTCCTGGCTCGCCTTCATGTCGGACGTCGGGCTCGGCGGCGTCCTCGCGGACGACATGGGGTTGGGCAAGACCCCGCAGACCCTGTCCCTGCTCCTCAACGAGCGCGCGGCGGGTGGTCGGCCGGGAGCGACGCTGCTGGTCTGCCCGATGTCACTGCTCGGCAACTGGCAGAAGGAGACCGCCAGGTTCGCCCCCTCCCTGGACCTCTACTCGCACCACGGGGCCGCCCGGCTGCGCGGGGAGGAGCTGGCCCGGCGGGTGGAGGAGGCGGATCTGGTGCTCACCACGTACGGCACCGCGCTGCGGGATCGGGAGGCCCTGGCGGAGCTGGTCTGGTCGAGGGTCGTCTGCGACGAGGCGCAGGCGATCAAGAACAGCGCCGCCGGGCGGGCGCGGGCCGTACGGTCGATCCCGGCGAGGAGCAGGTTCGCGCTGACGGGCACGCCGGTGGAGAACCACCTGGCGGAGCTCTGGTCGATCATGGAGTTCTGCAACCCCGGCCTGCTCGGCCCGGCCAGAACGTTCAGGAAGCGTTACCAGGAGCCGATCGAGCGCGACGGCGACAGCGTGGCGACGGCCGCGCTCAGACGCGCCACCGGGCCGTTCGTGCTGCGGCGGCTCAAGACCGACCGCTCGATCATCTCCGACCTGCCGGACAAGCAGGAGATGAAGATCTGGTGCACGCTCACCCCGGAGCAGGCCACCCTCTACCAGGCCGTGCTCGAGGACATGATGACCAAGATCGCCGACAGCGAGGGCATCGAGCGGCGCGGCAACGTGCTCGCGACCATGACAAAGCTCAAACAGGTCTGCAACCACCCCGCCCAGCTGCTCAAAGACGGCTCACGACTGGCGGGCCGGTCGGGGAAACTCGCCCGGCTGGAGGAGCTGGCCGAGGAGATCGTCGCAGAGGGCGACAAGGCCCTGGTCTTCACCCAGTACACCGCGTTCGGCACCCTGCTGCAGCCCTACCTCGCCGCCCACCTCGACCGGCCGGTCCTCTGGCTGCACGGCGGACTCCCCAAACGCAAACGCGACGAACTCGTCGAGCGCTTCCAAAGCGACGACGAGCCCATGCTGTTCCTGCTCTCCCTCAAGGCGGCCGGCACCGGCCTGAACCTGACCGCCGCCACCCACGTCGTCCACGTGGACCGCTGGTGGAACCCCGCCGTCGAAGACCAGGCCACCGACCGGGCCTTCCGAATCGGCCAGACCAGAAACGTCCAGGTCAGAAAATTCATCTGCCTCGGCACCCTGGAGGAGCGAATCGACGAGATGATCGAACGCAAGAAGACCCTCGCCCAGAGCGTGGTCGGCACCGGCGAGGACTGGATCACCGACCTGTCCACCGACCAGCTACGCGAGCTGTTCCGGCTCGGCTCGGAGGCCGTCTCGTGA
- a CDS encoding RNA-guided endonuclease InsQ/TnpB family protein: protein MKLVVQVKLLPTPEQATALEATLRAVNTAACQVSRHAHEQRTFRNYDLRKHTYTQIKDGYGLAAQAAQHVIKKVADAYATLHANIRAGNLGKVGSARRVRAESTPIAFRAEAAQPFDDRCLSWQIDARTVSIWSVAGRLKNLRFTASAEQLKTLSAHRKGESDLAYRDGMWFLIATCDLPDPRVKDPDAFLGVDLGIVNIATTSDGARHCGRALNAVRHRRRELRRRLQAKRTKSAKRLLKQRRRKEARFAANTNHVIAKQIVTEAERTGSGIALEDLQGIRDRVRLRKPQRVTLHSWSFHQLGGFLGYKAARAGVAVIYVDPAFTSQQCSSCGHVDRKNRIDQASFSCTSCGFAEHADVNAARNIAARGETGWAVSHAA from the coding sequence GTGAAGCTGGTGGTGCAGGTGAAGCTCCTGCCGACGCCCGAGCAGGCGACGGCACTGGAGGCGACCCTGCGCGCGGTCAACACGGCCGCCTGCCAGGTCTCCCGCCACGCCCACGAGCAGCGCACGTTTCGCAACTACGACCTGCGCAAGCACACCTACACGCAGATCAAGGACGGGTACGGGCTGGCCGCCCAGGCCGCGCAGCACGTCATCAAGAAGGTCGCCGACGCCTACGCCACCCTGCACGCCAATATCCGAGCCGGGAACCTGGGCAAGGTGGGCTCTGCCCGCCGGGTACGGGCCGAATCCACGCCGATCGCCTTCCGCGCCGAAGCCGCCCAGCCGTTCGACGACCGCTGCCTGTCCTGGCAGATCGACGCGCGGACGGTGTCGATCTGGTCGGTGGCCGGGAGGCTGAAGAACCTGAGGTTCACCGCGTCCGCCGAACAGCTCAAGACCCTGTCGGCACACCGCAAGGGCGAGTCCGATCTGGCCTACCGGGACGGCATGTGGTTCCTGATCGCGACCTGCGACCTGCCCGACCCCCGCGTCAAGGACCCGGACGCCTTCCTGGGGGTGGATCTGGGCATCGTCAACATCGCCACCACCAGCGACGGAGCCCGTCATTGCGGCAGGGCTCTGAACGCGGTCAGGCACCGCCGGCGCGAGCTACGCCGCCGCTTGCAGGCCAAGCGCACCAAGTCCGCCAAGCGGTTGCTCAAGCAGCGCCGCCGCAAAGAAGCACGGTTCGCCGCCAACACCAATCATGTCATCGCCAAGCAGATCGTGACCGAGGCAGAACGCACCGGCTCCGGCATCGCCCTGGAAGACCTCCAGGGCATCCGGGACCGGGTACGGCTTCGCAAGCCCCAGCGGGTCACGCTGCATTCCTGGAGCTTCCACCAGCTAGGTGGCTTCCTCGGCTACAAGGCGGCCCGGGCCGGGGTCGCTGTCATCTACGTCGATCCGGCTTTCACCTCCCAGCAGTGCTCGTCGTGTGGGCATGTGGACCGCAAGAACCGGATCGATCAAGCCTCTTTCTCGTGTACGTCGTGCGGCTTCGCTGAGCACGCGGACGTCAACGCAGCCCGCAACATCGCCGCACGCGGTGAGACGGGCTGGGCAGTGAGTCACGCTGCCTGA
- a CDS encoding extracellular solute-binding protein, with protein sequence MSRPSPSTPSSPPSPSTSGGTGGRGTPSGAEPVGHGVLLLLLLLACLPSLAASAAPTPPPGPPRDDCVLRIASGADVSGGARERALEAVWNGVKGRPRACFVAISSVADEQRSAMISAAQAKTGHYDVYNLDIQWIPEFAEEGYLRPIDSAAHGGTNDFLSQIWSAGAWNGVQYAVPFNTDVGLLYYRDDLRVPAGWQDMTGLAKARRAGPDPTALGLAGQFASYEGLTVNALEAIWANGGDVVDPDGHVVITRKESVEAVGRLIETVRAGVISGETLGSTEAESLTAFRERHALFLRHWPYAHEVLSGERRSGGIAFRAAPLPWQGVLGGQYLAVSRHTPRRDVAQRLVAALTGGKAAGLLYHCGGFAPARVSALYTEAGTGCGGPAPAATSPKPTSGSKPGSAPSPTAEPESEGVRPDTLLRALTQARARPPSPYYSEFSRVFRTEVHELLGCWSLGRKGCEDAKTFTAGLAPKLRKALAGG encoded by the coding sequence ATGAGCCGCCCCTCGCCGTCCACACCCTCCTCGCCACCTTCGCCGTCCACGTCAGGTGGGACGGGCGGGCGGGGCACGCCCTCCGGGGCGGAGCCGGTCGGCCACGGGGTGCTCCTTCTCCTCCTGCTGCTGGCCTGCCTCCCCTCCCTGGCGGCGAGCGCCGCGCCCACGCCGCCCCCCGGACCGCCCAGGGACGACTGCGTCCTGCGCATCGCCAGCGGCGCCGACGTCTCGGGAGGTGCCCGCGAGCGGGCGCTCGAAGCCGTCTGGAACGGCGTCAAGGGCAGGCCCCGGGCGTGCTTCGTGGCGATCTCCTCGGTCGCGGACGAGCAGCGCAGCGCGATGATCTCGGCCGCCCAGGCGAAGACGGGGCACTACGACGTGTACAACCTCGACATCCAGTGGATCCCCGAGTTCGCCGAGGAGGGCTACCTGCGCCCGATCGACAGCGCCGCGCACGGCGGGACCAACGACTTCCTCTCCCAGATCTGGTCCGCGGGCGCCTGGAACGGCGTCCAGTACGCGGTGCCGTTCAACACCGACGTGGGACTGCTCTACTACCGCGACGACCTGCGGGTACCGGCGGGCTGGCAGGACATGACCGGCCTCGCGAAGGCACGCCGCGCCGGGCCCGACCCCACCGCCCTCGGGCTCGCCGGGCAGTTCGCCTCCTACGAGGGGCTCACGGTCAACGCCCTGGAGGCTATCTGGGCCAACGGCGGGGACGTGGTCGACCCGGACGGCCACGTGGTGATCACCCGGAAGGAGAGCGTGGAGGCCGTCGGACGGCTCATCGAGACGGTGAGGGCGGGCGTGATCTCCGGGGAGACCCTCGGCAGCACGGAGGCGGAGTCACTGACCGCCTTCCGCGAGAGGCACGCGCTGTTCCTGCGGCACTGGCCCTACGCCCACGAGGTGCTCTCCGGGGAACGGAGGTCGGGCGGGATCGCCTTCCGCGCGGCGCCACTGCCCTGGCAGGGAGTCCTCGGCGGCCAGTACCTCGCCGTCTCCAGGCACACCCCCCGGCGCGACGTCGCGCAGCGGCTGGTGGCGGCGCTGACCGGCGGAAAGGCGGCCGGGCTGCTCTACCACTGCGGCGGGTTCGCCCCGGCCAGGGTCTCCGCCCTCTACACGGAGGCGGGAACCGGCTGCGGCGGCCCGGCACCCGCGGCGACCTCGCCCAAGCCCACGTCCGGGTCCAAGCCCGGATCCGCCCCCTCCCCCACCGCCGAACCGGAGTCCGAGGGCGTACGGCCCGACACGCTGCTGCGCGCGCTGACGCAGGCCAGGGCCCGCCCACCCTCCCCGTACTACAGCGAGTTCAGCCGGGTCTTCCGCACGGAGGTCCACGAGTTGCTCGGCTGCTGGTCGCTCGGGCGGAAGGGCTGCGAGGACGCGAAGACGTTCACGGCCGGCCTCGCCCCCAAGCTGAGAAAGGCGCTGGCCGGCGGCTGA